One genomic region from Rosa rugosa chromosome 1, drRosRugo1.1, whole genome shotgun sequence encodes:
- the LOC133742579 gene encoding protein PROLINE CONTENT ALTERNATIVE 22, translating to MEADDEKRALYASPTSSPPTPPSPLPISVGPGNQKYLFSPSPSPSPPFSPPSSHTSAENLPLLLPEKLQPSPKVTPSAFSLDYSRPAPDHLDSRSSCLRDLLEWFIERCCNCCTRSPYQLENRSSSGAVLPV from the exons ATGGAGGCTGATGATGAGAAAAGAGCACTCTATGCTTCTCCAACATCATCACCTCCAACACCTCCCTCACCACTTCCCATCAGTGTTGGACCCGGCAACCAAAAGTACTTATTCTCGCCGTCTCCGTCTCCCTCGCCACCTTTCTCCCCTCCCTCAAGCCACACGTCTGCCGAGAACCTCCCTCTTCTCCTCCCTGAGAAGCTGCAGCCTAGTCCTAAAGTGACACCATCAGCATTTTCCTTGGATTATAGTAGACCAGCGCCGGACCATTTGGATTCCAGGAGTTCATGCCTTAGAGACTT GTTAGAGTGGTTTATAGAAAGATGCTGCAACTGCTGTACCAGGTCTCCCTATCAACTAGAAAACAGATCCTCATCAGGAGCAGTACTCCCAGTGTGA
- the LOC133725610 gene encoding uncharacterized protein LOC133725610 → MQLVLNDGREEDNSECEPILSQSENAQRSSEASSSCEITAVLGDIAVTDEESQNLDVNESSKLVISEQPQCRICLDNEGEDLIAPCHCRGTQKYVHRSCLDNWRSTKEGFAFAHCTECREVFILRANVPPDRWWLRLKFQFLVARDHAFIFIIVQLIVAFLGVMVYKFYGEELREMFGYEEHPYGFYTMAVLAIVLVGLLYGFFIAIICGQRINERHYHVLAKQELTKEYVVEDREDNKNPPELDPNHVTELRMLGLY, encoded by the exons ATGCAATTAGTATTAAATGATGGTCGTGAGGAAGATAATTCGGAGTGTGAGCCCATCTTAAGTCAGTCTGAAAATGCACAAAGATCATCCGAAGCTTCGTCCTCGTGTGAAATTACAGCTGTGCTAGGTGACATTGCTGTTACTGATGAAGAGTCGCAAAATCTAGATGTCAACGAGAGTTCTAAGTTGGTGATTTCAGAGCAACCCCAATGCCGTATTTGTCTTGATAATGAAG gaGAAGACCTAATTGCTCCATGCCATTGCAGAGGTACCCAGAAATATGTTCATAGATCATGTCTTGATAACTGGAGGTCCACAAAG GAGGGCTTCGCTTTTGCTCATTGTACAGAATGCAGGGAAGTATTCATATTACGAGCTAATGTACCTCCGGATCGCTGGTGGTTGAGACTGAAATTTCAGTTTCTTGTTGCTAGAGACCATGCATTCATTTTTATTATCGTTCAACTG ATTGTGGCATTCTTGGGAGTGATGGTATACAAGTTTTATGGAGAGGAACTACGGGAAATGTTTGGTTATGAAGAACACCCATATGGGTTTTATACTATGGCTG TCTTAGCTATTGTTTTGGTGGGTTTACTCTATGGTTTCTTCATAGCCATAATATGTGGACAAAGAATCAATGAACGTCATTATCATGTTCTTGCTAAACAAGAATTGACAAAG GAATATGTTGTAGAGGACCGAGAAGATAATAAAAATCCCCCTGAGCTAGACCCCAACCATGTGACAGAGCTGAGAATGTTGGGCCTTTATTAG
- the LOC133725611 gene encoding egg cell-secreted protein 1.1-like, whose product MVTCAATGLAYQAPPAPPPLFNIPGLLPPGFPGLLPPTNPNDIAKCWSSLQNIQGCVSEIFTSIFTHKIEVSPACCKAFLAIEESCWPKMFPLTPFSAPLLKNTCAQKAALV is encoded by the coding sequence ATGGTAACATGCGCCGCAACTGGGCTAGCGTATCAGGCACCCCCAGCACCACCTCCCCTCTTTAACATTCCAGGCCTATTGCCGCCAGGGTTCCCCGGCCTACTGCCGCCAACAAACCCAAATGACATAGCAAAGTGTTGGTCTTCACTTCAGAACATTCAAGGGTGTGTATCGGAAATCTTTACCTCAATCTTTACTCACAAAATAGAAGTAAGCCCTGCCTGTTGTAAAGCTTTCCTTGCAATTGAAGAGAGTTGCTGGCCGAAAATGTTCCCCTTAACTCCTTTCTCTGCTCCATTGCTCAAGAACACTTGTGCCCAGAAGGCAGCTCTTGTTTAA